A genome region from Cucumis sativus cultivar 9930 chromosome 4, Cucumber_9930_V3, whole genome shotgun sequence includes the following:
- the LOC101210679 gene encoding CASP-like protein 5B2 — MKHLIGKPGTVSGLALRIGQSAFAAASIGVMVSALGFSSFTAFCYLIASMGLQVLWSFGLACLDMYALRRKRDLQNPILVSLFVVGDWVTATLTLAAASSSAGIIFLYAKDLDVCKFHKELPCSMFQISIALAFVTWALIAMSSHVMFWILLASV; from the exons ATGAAGCATTTGATTGGAAAACCGGGGACGGTGAGTGGACTAGCATTGAGAATAGGTCAATCTGCATTTGCAGCTGCTTCAATCGGAGTTATGGTTTCTGCTTTGGGTTTCTCTAGCTTCACTGCTTTTTg CTATTTGATTGCATCAATGGGACTACAAGTGCTTTGGAGCTTCGGACTTGCATGCCTTGATATGTATGCTTTGAGGAGAAAAAGAGACCTTCAAAACCCAATACTAGTCAGTTTGTTTGTTGTTGGTGATTGG GTGACAGCCACTTTAACCCTTGCTGCTGCGAGTTCGTCGGCTGggattatttttctttatgccAAAGATTTGGACGTCTGCAAGTTTCATAAAGAACTTCCTTGTAGCATGTTTCAGATCTCCATAGCTCTAGCTTTTGTCACCTGGGCTCTTATTGCTATGTCATCGCATGTCATGTTCTGGATTCTATTAGCCTCAGTTTAG
- the LOC101204219 gene encoding wall-associated receptor kinase-like 20, producing the protein METHLPSLFFLLIFLSFLLHCPAKRCPDCGRTPVPYPLSTRPDCGDPLYRVRCAAAELWFESANGSSYLITSVNSVARKLIIRPPGLAKNTCVSSDFRTDGFWLDTRLPFTISDRNTVLLYNCSIEVLENNWNCSHNSVCHDFIKQNPVAMAACKTAPTCCWYTSGGSLTSYRIRVRKERCSAYECFVNLGGSAPAKKWPEPGVEIQWAPPREPPCRVAMDCRNWENSACLPDHTNPKQKRCLCKVPSKWDPVNGLCNGNNLKIQNKTIHKKKHKKVPVILGGVMAGVFLMVIGGSIIFVISKRREQLPKRNELSSKQVREVILTANSSGKSARMFTTKEIAKATNNFSKENLLGSGGYGEVFKGNLEDGTLVAVKRAKLGSMKGIDQILNEVRILCQVNHRYLVRLLGCCLELEQPLLIYEYISNGNLFDHLHGNTSSSKWPPLTLSHRLYIARQTADGLAYLHTSAMPRIYHRDIKSSNILLDEKLNAKVADFGLSRLAITESSHITTGAQGTLGYLDPEYYLNFQLTDKSDVYSFGVVMLELLTSEKAIDFNREEEDVNLVVYIKKIIQEDRLMEVVDPVIKHRASRVEVEIIKALGSLAAACLDEKRQNRPTMKEVADELANIISILNNEVLEVQNSGYRLPLLLFLHGWFWCLLQDFGIVMLADKLGFLPPDDKMFHIHSSSAFGANMCPLK; encoded by the exons ATGGAAACCCATCTTCCCTCcctgttttttcttctcattttcctCTCATTTCTCCTCCACTGTCCGGCCAAGCGCTGCCCGGACTGCGGCCGCACGCCGGTGCCGTACCCACTCAGCACGCGCCCGGATTGCGGTGACCCTCTTTACAGAGTCCGTTGCGCCGCTGCCGAGCTCTGGTTCGAGTCCGCAAATGGGTCTTCGTATTTGATCACTTCCGTTAATTCAGTAGCTCGGAAGCTGATCATCCGGCCGCCGGGGTTGGCCAAAAACACCTGCGTGTCATCGGATTTTCGGACCGATGGTTTTTGGCTCGATACGCGCCTTCCTTTCACTATTTCCGATAGAAACACGGTTTTGCTCTATAACTGTTCGATTGAAGTCCTCGAAAATAATTGGAACTGTTCACACAATAGCGTCTGTCATGACTTTATCAAGCAGAATCCGGTGGCAATGGCGGCGTGTAAGACGGCGCCGACGTGCTGTTGGTACACGAGTGGCGGTTCCTTGACTTCGTATAGAATCAGGGTGCGGAAGGAGCGGTGTTCGGCTTATGAgtgttttgttaatttgggTGGTTCTGCTCCGGCGAAGAAGTGGCCGGAACCTGGGGTGGAGATTCAATGGGCACCACCGCGAGAACCACCGTGTCGTGTGGCTATGGACTGCCGGAATTGGGAGAATTCTGCTTGTTTGCCGGACCATACAAACCCCAAGCAGAAGAGGTGCTTATGTAAGGTGCCTTCCAAGTGGGATCCTGTAAATGGATTGTGTAATGGCAATA atttgaaaatacaGAACAAGACAATTCATAAGAAGAAGCACAAGAAGGTGCCTGTTATTCTTGGGGGAG TAATGGCAGGAGTATTTCTAATGGTGATTGGAGGCTCaatcatatttgtaatttcCAAAAGACGTGAACAGCTTCCAAAAAGGAACGAGCTGAGTTCAAAACAAGTTCGTGAAGTGATTCTAACTGCTAACAGCAGTGGAAAATCGGCGAGGATGTTCACAACCAAAGAGATAGCAAAGGCCACAAACAACTTCTCCAAAGAGAATTTGCTTGGTTCCGGTGGCTATGGAGAAGTCTTCAAAGGCAATCTAGAAGATGGAACTTTAGTAGCTGTTAAACGTGCCAAGCTGGGTAGCATGAAGGGAATTGATCAAATCCTAAACGAAGTTAGGATTCTTTGTCAGGTGAACCATCGATACCTTGTTCGTCTACTCGGATGTTGTCTCGAACTTGAGCAACCACTCTTAATATATGAGTACATCTCAAATGGGAACCTATTTGATCACCTTCATGGGAATACAAGTTCAAGCAAGTGGCCACCATTGACATTAAGTCATCGACTCTACATTGCTCGGCAAACAGCCGATGGCCTTGCTTATCTCCACACTTCAGCCATGCCTCGAATCTATCACCGAGACATAAAGTCGAGCAACATTCTACTAGATGAGAAGTTGAATGCTAAAGTAGCTGATTTTGGGCTGTCTAGATTGGCTATAACTGAGTCAAGCCATATTACAACTGGGGCACAGGGAACATTAGGCTATCTAGACCCAGAATATTACCTAAACTTTCAATTGACAGATAAGAGTGATGTTTACAGTTTTGGAGTTGTCATGTTGGAGCTATTGACTTCTGAGAAAGCCATTGATTTTAAtagagaagaggaagatgtAAATTTAGTAGTTTATATCAAGAAGATCATCCAAGAAGACAGATTGATGGAGGTTGTTGATCCTGTGATTAAACATAGAGCAAGCAGAGTTGAAGTGGAGATAATCAAAGCATTGGGGTCTTTAGCAGCAGCTTGCTTGGATGAAAAGAGGCAGAATAGACCTACCATGAAAGAAGTTGCTGATGAGCTAGCCAACATTATTTCCATTCTTAACAATGAG GTCCTGGAAGTTCAAAACTCGGGCTACAGACTACCGCTGCTATTATTTTTGCACGGTTGGTTTTGGTGCCTTCTACAGGACTTTGGCATAGTCATGTTAGCTGACAAGCTTGGCTTCCTTCCTCCAGATGATAAAATGTTCCACATTCATTCTTCTTCAGCATTCGGTGCCAACATGTGTCCTCTCAAGTAA